A single genomic interval of uncultured Sphaerochaeta sp. harbors:
- a CDS encoding MFS transporter, whose product MGSIRFIWYKGMQNLLLVYPVYPLLFSKAGLSLSQISLLLAIWSIPVVLLEIPSGVLADRWNRRYLLIISGVLRTLCFTIWLVLPPLFFVYALGFLAWGTAEAFSSGAEEALLFDTLKLAGRQEDFEMTYARGTGSASVAVALSCFTGGFVAHRFGFPVVLLFSVVANLAATGIAMGSNEVNLYKEGRKQHSSLYLLKEALSHICKKRSVVYMVLLLIIPISLPGILDEYDPLVASSYGLIATHVGFWTGGRYLLESLGAFFARYFSGKRANMTVLLCIAGGISLLLFALFGQVFFLPFYFLFYFFLSSAGVIQENMIQQSIEIQGRSTIHSFISLATDLHAMLVFLLLGSLVSIMHIILFIALYGLLVSFLVFMGESKTNKMEFQ is encoded by the coding sequence ATGGGATCAATACGGTTCATTTGGTACAAAGGAATGCAGAATCTGCTTCTGGTTTATCCAGTGTATCCCTTACTGTTCAGTAAGGCGGGGCTTTCCTTGTCCCAAATATCCCTTTTACTCGCAATTTGGTCGATTCCTGTGGTGCTCCTGGAAATTCCCAGTGGGGTGCTTGCAGATCGTTGGAATCGTAGGTATCTCTTGATAATCTCAGGGGTGCTGAGAACACTCTGTTTTACCATCTGGTTGGTTCTCCCTCCATTATTCTTTGTATATGCTCTGGGGTTTCTTGCATGGGGGACAGCTGAAGCTTTTTCCTCTGGGGCTGAGGAGGCGCTGCTCTTTGATACCTTGAAGCTGGCTGGTAGACAAGAGGACTTTGAAATGACCTATGCGAGAGGCACTGGCTCTGCCTCAGTTGCAGTGGCTCTTTCCTGTTTTACAGGTGGATTTGTAGCACATCGCTTTGGATTTCCTGTGGTGCTGCTTTTCTCAGTGGTTGCCAACCTTGCAGCAACAGGTATTGCAATGGGGAGTAATGAGGTGAATCTCTATAAAGAGGGACGGAAGCAACACTCCTCATTATACCTGCTGAAAGAGGCGCTTAGCCACATTTGCAAGAAACGCAGTGTTGTGTATATGGTACTTCTCCTGATTATTCCAATCTCCTTGCCTGGTATCCTGGATGAATATGATCCCTTGGTAGCATCCTCCTATGGTTTAATTGCAACGCATGTTGGATTCTGGACCGGGGGTAGATACTTGTTGGAGTCTCTAGGAGCATTTTTTGCTCGATATTTTTCTGGTAAACGAGCAAATATGACTGTATTGTTGTGTATAGCTGGTGGAATTTCCCTCTTGCTTTTTGCTTTGTTTGGCCAGGTTTTCTTCCTCCCTTTCTATTTTCTCTTCTATTTCTTTCTCTCTTCAGCCGGTGTGATCCAAGAGAATATGATTCAGCAGAGTATTGAAATCCAAGGGCGATCGACCATTCATTCTTTTATCAGCCTAGCTACAGATCTGCATGCGATGCTTGTGTTCTTGTTGCTTGGTTCTCTCGTCAGCATCATGCACATTATTCTCTTTATTGCTTTATACGGTTTGTTAGTCTCTTTTCTTGTTTTTATGGGGGAATCGAAAACCAATAAAATGGAATTTCAATAA